A window of Mucilaginibacter paludis DSM 18603 contains these coding sequences:
- a CDS encoding PAS domain S-box protein — MVLPRNPVPENESERVAALKSYQVLDTLPEQDYDAITRLASYICETPVALVSLIDADRQWFKSRVGFDLSEVPRSDAFCRYTILGDDIMEIPDTLEDELFANNIFVTGEPRVRFYAGAPLIDNQGFRLGSLCVIDSIPHKLTSEQRDALQTLARGVISHLTLRKQKNELEERLKLHTEFFNLFNNSPEIHCIMDKSANIELINDSVTRVLGYTPQESIGKPIWFFFEEDDRTRLSKVVEEGLRNKKKTFELETRIVARNGDIKWISWSVIAKGQSWYASGRDNTYQKKILADLELLSLVASKVSNGVVISNADGGIIWTNNAFTDITGFTYDDVKGRALSGSLTGESTDVATINEMRNLTENRRSFEKDLQIYRKDGSTLWVSFNNSIIFDDCGNVDKYVEVLVDITKRKNAELDREILSFAAQKSPSGILIRDGRGEVIWMNEALEHILGYALSEMRGKVFGTLLVGEDTDLAVFQDAVKATSERRPYEIEIKIYKKDRTPIWVLLSNNPMIDEEGNVVRQTSVVIDITKRKEAEEELTTLSLVASSTTSGVVINDKDGCVEWVNDAFEKITGYNLTSVYQRHIGDVLKGELTDVALIEKARELSRNKQSFELDLLIYRSDGQPIWVSVINSVIFDSNGGVSKYVEVLIDITAKKNAEQQLIDAKEEALQLNTAKDMFISVMSHEIRTPLNAVIGISNLLIEDNPSHSQQENLKILKFSADNLMTLINDVLDFTKVETGNVELEKTNLNIRELVDSVVNSLQYKAEAKHIYIRTDIDEQLPLDILGDKTRICQILLNLVGNSVKFTEKGGVTIDLKLIEQTAGQVRIRFEVSDTGIGIPPDKLNTVFESFKQAQTDTTRLYGGTGLGLAITKRLIELHDSRINVESVYGHSSKFWFTITFDKGRNILNNSTVEVKIALKLNILVVDDNHINRLLIDKVMKKWGITADFAENGLIAINKIETNHNYDIVLMDIHMPQMGGVEATKILRAMEDPYYRQLPIIALTASVLNDQMDMIGESGMNDYILKPFDQKVLYDKISKYSKE; from the coding sequence ATGGTTTTGCCTCGTAATCCCGTTCCTGAAAATGAATCTGAGCGTGTGGCCGCTCTTAAATCATATCAGGTATTGGATACCCTTCCGGAACAGGATTACGATGCGATTACCCGTTTAGCTTCTTACATTTGCGAAACTCCCGTTGCTCTTGTTTCGCTTATTGATGCCGACAGGCAATGGTTTAAATCCAGAGTTGGTTTTGATCTATCCGAGGTACCCCGTTCTGATGCCTTTTGCCGTTATACTATTCTTGGCGATGATATCATGGAAATTCCGGATACCTTAGAGGATGAGCTTTTTGCCAACAATATATTTGTTACCGGCGAGCCCCGGGTCAGGTTTTATGCCGGCGCGCCTCTGATCGATAACCAGGGTTTCCGGTTGGGTTCTCTGTGCGTTATTGACAGCATTCCCCACAAACTTACCTCAGAGCAGCGTGACGCTTTGCAAACGCTCGCACGCGGAGTAATATCGCATTTAACGCTACGAAAACAAAAAAACGAACTCGAAGAGCGTTTAAAGTTACATACCGAATTTTTCAACCTTTTTAATAACTCTCCCGAAATCCATTGTATAATGGATAAAAGCGCCAATATTGAATTGATCAACGATTCGGTGACGCGCGTTTTAGGATACACGCCTCAGGAATCAATAGGTAAGCCAATATGGTTTTTTTTTGAGGAGGATGATCGTACGCGTTTATCAAAAGTGGTTGAAGAGGGCCTGAGGAATAAAAAGAAAACGTTTGAGCTTGAAACCCGCATTGTTGCGCGTAATGGAGATATCAAATGGATTAGCTGGTCGGTTATTGCCAAGGGCCAAAGCTGGTACGCCAGCGGTCGCGATAATACCTATCAAAAAAAGATATTAGCCGATCTGGAACTGCTGTCGTTGGTTGCCAGTAAAGTAAGCAATGGTGTGGTAATTAGCAATGCTGATGGCGGCATCATCTGGACCAATAACGCCTTTACCGATATTACCGGGTTTACTTATGATGATGTAAAGGGGAGGGCCCTGAGCGGGAGCCTGACCGGAGAGAGTACGGATGTGGCAACCATTAACGAGATGAGGAACCTCACCGAAAATCGCCGTTCGTTTGAAAAGGATTTACAGATTTACCGTAAGGACGGTTCCACATTATGGGTATCATTTAATAATTCGATTATTTTTGATGATTGCGGTAACGTTGATAAATACGTAGAGGTATTGGTTGATATTACCAAGCGCAAAAATGCAGAACTGGACAGGGAGATCTTATCATTTGCTGCTCAAAAATCACCAAGTGGTATTTTGATACGCGATGGGCGGGGGGAGGTGATATGGATGAACGAAGCCCTGGAGCATATATTAGGTTATGCTTTAAGCGAAATGCGGGGCAAAGTTTTTGGGACCTTGCTGGTGGGTGAAGATACCGATCTTGCCGTTTTTCAGGACGCCGTAAAAGCCACCAGCGAGAGACGGCCGTACGAAATTGAGATCAAGATTTACAAAAAAGACCGGACGCCGATATGGGTACTGCTGTCAAATAATCCCATGATTGATGAGGAAGGCAATGTGGTGAGGCAAACCAGCGTTGTAATTGATATTACCAAGCGGAAAGAAGCCGAAGAGGAGCTGACAACGTTATCGTTAGTGGCCAGTAGCACTACCAGCGGTGTTGTAATTAACGATAAGGACGGCTGTGTTGAATGGGTGAACGATGCCTTTGAAAAAATTACGGGTTATAACTTAACCTCGGTGTATCAACGTCATATAGGCGATGTGCTTAAAGGTGAACTGACAGATGTGGCGCTTATCGAAAAGGCCCGCGAGTTGTCAAGGAATAAGCAATCTTTTGAACTTGATTTACTGATATACCGGAGTGATGGGCAACCCATTTGGGTATCGGTTATTAATTCTGTTATTTTTGACAGTAATGGCGGGGTAAGTAAATACGTGGAGGTTTTAATTGACATCACCGCCAAAAAGAACGCTGAACAGCAGTTGATAGATGCAAAGGAAGAAGCCTTGCAATTGAATACAGCGAAAGATATGTTTATATCGGTGATGAGTCATGAGATTCGTACCCCACTTAACGCTGTAATAGGGATTTCCAACTTGTTGATTGAGGATAATCCCAGTCATTCGCAACAGGAAAATTTAAAAATACTGAAGTTTTCTGCTGATAATTTAATGACCCTGATTAACGATGTGCTCGATTTTACCAAAGTTGAAACTGGGAATGTTGAGTTGGAGAAAACGAATTTAAATATCAGGGAACTGGTTGATAGTGTAGTCAATTCTTTGCAGTATAAAGCTGAGGCTAAGCATATTTACATCCGGACGGATATTGACGAGCAGCTGCCGCTTGACATTTTAGGCGACAAAACCCGCATCTGCCAGATATTGTTGAACCTGGTAGGTAATTCGGTTAAGTTTACCGAGAAAGGCGGTGTAACTATCGATCTGAAATTGATAGAGCAAACAGCAGGGCAGGTAAGGATACGGTTTGAGGTTTCTGATACCGGGATAGGCATCCCGCCTGATAAATTAAACACGGTTTTTGAGTCGTTTAAACAGGCGCAAACTGATACAACGCGTTTATATGGAGGCACAGGTTTAGGCTTGGCAATTACCAAGCGTTTGATTGAGTTGCACGATTCAAGGATAAATGTAGAGAGCGTATACGGGCATAGTTCTAAATTTTGGTTTACAATCACGTTTGATAAAGGAAGGAATATTTTGAATAATAGTACAGTAGAAGTTAAAATAGCGCTTAAGTTGAATATTTTAGTTGTAGATGATAATCACATCAACCGTTTGCTGATTGATAAGGTGATGAAAAAGTGGGGTATTACTGCTGATTTTGCCGAAAATGGTTTGATAGCCATCAACAAGATTGAAACTAATCATAATTACGACATTGTATTGATGGATATCCACATGCCCCAGATGGGGGGAGTAGAAGCAACGAAGATACTCCGTGCGATGGAAGATCCGTATTACAGGCAACTGCCGATTATTGCCTTAACCGCTTCGGTGCTGAATGACCAGATGGACATGATCGGAGAATCGGGCATGAATGATTATATTCTGAAACCATTTGATCAGAAGGTGCTATACGATAAGATAAGCAAGTACTCTAAAGAATAA
- a CDS encoding ComF family protein: MSVRTYLKDFVALIFPELCQACGCSLVNGEDMICMNCVYDLPYTNFHQQKDNVVARQFWGRIDLQLVYVLLYFTKGGKVQNMMHQFKYKNMPRIGNRLGEIAGKQLGATPAYQTIDVVIPVPLHPKKLKLRGYNQSDHFAQGLAVKMNIQVDCENLIRLKHTQTQTKKSRFSRYENMKEVFSVKKPEKLAGKHVLLVDDIVTTGSTLEACGIELLKIPGLTLSIAAIAYAE, from the coding sequence ATGAGCGTACGCACTTACCTTAAGGATTTTGTGGCTTTAATTTTTCCTGAGTTATGCCAGGCCTGCGGCTGTAGCCTGGTGAACGGCGAGGATATGATTTGCATGAATTGCGTTTATGACCTGCCTTATACCAATTTTCATCAGCAAAAAGATAATGTAGTGGCAAGGCAGTTTTGGGGACGCATTGATTTACAGCTCGTTTATGTTTTACTTTATTTTACCAAAGGCGGCAAGGTGCAAAATATGATGCACCAGTTTAAATATAAAAATATGCCGCGCATAGGTAACAGGCTTGGCGAAATTGCAGGAAAGCAATTAGGGGCAACCCCAGCCTATCAAACTATTGATGTGGTTATCCCGGTTCCGCTCCATCCGAAAAAATTAAAACTGAGGGGATATAACCAGAGCGACCACTTTGCGCAGGGCCTGGCCGTAAAAATGAATATTCAGGTTGATTGTGAAAACCTCATCAGACTTAAACACACGCAAACACAAACAAAAAAATCGCGCTTTTCGCGATACGAAAACATGAAGGAAGTGTTCAGTGTAAAAAAACCCGAAAAATTAGCCGGTAAACATGTGTTGCTGGTTGATGATATTGTTACCACAGGATCTACCCTTGAAGCCTGCGGCATTGAGCTGCTTAAAATACCGGGCCTTACCCTAAGCATTGCCGCCATAGCCTATGCAGAATAG
- a CDS encoding SCO family protein — MKTILFTLVIMLSACHQKPAQTGLPYFDTPDFKPIWIDKTTAGFQTLHTIPGFSFTDQDGKSITDKTVAHKIYVVNFFFTKCGSICPKMTDNMNKVAHAFINDQRVLMLSHSVTPALDNPSILKSYAKQKNIVNPNWHLLTGNKQQIYEIARKGYFAEDAVGYNKDFSQFLHTENFVLVDGHRHIRGVYNGTIDFEIENLVRHIKMLEQEVD, encoded by the coding sequence ATGAAAACAATACTTTTCACTTTAGTGATCATGTTATCGGCTTGTCATCAAAAGCCGGCCCAAACTGGCCTGCCTTATTTTGATACACCCGACTTCAAGCCGATTTGGATTGACAAAACTACCGCCGGATTTCAAACCCTGCACACCATACCCGGTTTTAGCTTTACCGATCAGGATGGCAAAAGCATTACGGATAAAACAGTAGCCCATAAAATTTATGTAGTGAACTTCTTTTTCACCAAATGTGGCAGTATATGCCCTAAGATGACTGACAACATGAATAAGGTAGCCCATGCGTTTATAAATGATCAACGCGTGTTGATGCTCTCCCACTCGGTAACACCTGCGCTTGACAACCCCTCCATTTTAAAAAGCTATGCCAAACAAAAAAACATAGTCAACCCCAACTGGCACCTGCTTACCGGCAATAAGCAGCAAATTTACGAAATTGCCCGTAAAGGTTATTTTGCGGAAGATGCCGTTGGATATAATAAAGACTTTTCTCAGTTTTTACATACCGAAAATTTTGTTTTGGTTGATGGGCACCGCCACATCCGCGGTGTTTATAACGGCACCATTGACTTTGAGATTGAAAACCTGGTAAGGCATATTAAAATGCTGGAACAAGAAGTAGATTAG
- a CDS encoding toxin-antitoxin system YwqK family antitoxin, which produces MALPEPYLNKLFAVFALMVLIASCKNEPLNHVSVNTEDSRLKHTQGILCLENRPFTGLTYELFENGDTAKIIPYKNGKQNGIMKWWYPNRQLAQERFFDDGKKEGIHLGWWPNGKLKFEYRFSNDEYEGEVKEWLENGRVFRIFHYVKGHEDGSEQMWWEDGTIRANYVIVNGEKFGLFGQKLCVNKVSKQQ; this is translated from the coding sequence ATTTGCATTAATGGTGCTCATTGCCAGTTGTAAAAATGAGCCATTAAACCATGTATCTGTTAATACCGAAGATAGCCGGCTTAAACACACCCAGGGTATTTTATGTTTGGAAAACAGACCCTTTACAGGCTTAACCTACGAGCTGTTTGAAAATGGCGACACGGCTAAGATCATTCCCTATAAAAACGGCAAGCAAAACGGTATCATGAAATGGTGGTATCCTAACCGCCAACTTGCCCAGGAGCGTTTTTTTGATGACGGTAAAAAAGAGGGTATACACCTCGGCTGGTGGCCAAACGGAAAGTTGAAATTTGAATATCGCTTTAGCAATGATGAATATGAGGGCGAAGTAAAAGAATGGCTGGAAAACGGAAGAGTGTTCCGGATATTTCATTATGTTAAAGGCCATGAAGATGGTAGCGAGCAAATGTGGTGGGAAGATGGTACGATAAGAGCCAACTATGTAATTGTTAACGGCGAGAAATTTGGCCTTTTTGGCCAGAAACTATGTGTAAACAAGGTAAGTAAACAGCAATGA